From a region of the Microcoleus sp. AS-A8 genome:
- a CDS encoding ferritin-like domain-containing protein, translating into MTVAYPRKFNNSMSARDIMRNVVRDREIHLITLNRYRFNEQHSCIDLTDVIEKLDGKPVELVRDLSHHVCDEARHAVWLTDLLVELGADIGTPPGVSYIGEFERLLDQEKYQQEHQREEAIIAALAAINVTEKRGCEYFSGHIQALKEAPQTEENIKIRETIERIFPEEAGHVRWGNRWLAQIAKKSPEHRQKVEQAKRKYIAIEQAAFESGMDIMAGAELRRMNHLLEIANTMPVWERPQYLMERLPQTLIAPELQMTRITAAQRAWQRDPQAFMEKFVPMFLNGFNRTQNPKKKVEAS; encoded by the coding sequence ATGACAGTTGCTTATCCCCGCAAATTCAACAATTCGATGAGTGCGCGTGACATCATGAGGAACGTGGTGCGCGATCGCGAAATCCACCTGATCACCCTCAACCGCTATCGATTCAACGAGCAACATAGCTGCATAGACCTCACCGATGTCATTGAAAAATTGGATGGTAAGCCGGTGGAATTGGTGCGTGACTTGTCTCATCATGTGTGTGACGAAGCGCGTCATGCTGTGTGGCTAACAGATCTGCTGGTGGAGTTGGGCGCAGACATTGGCACACCGCCTGGAGTATCATATATTGGCGAATTTGAGCGACTCCTAGACCAAGAGAAATATCAGCAAGAACATCAAAGGGAAGAGGCTATTATTGCAGCTTTGGCAGCCATTAATGTCACCGAAAAGCGGGGTTGTGAGTATTTCTCGGGTCACATTCAGGCGTTGAAAGAAGCACCGCAAACTGAGGAAAACATTAAAATCAGGGAAACCATCGAGCGGATTTTCCCCGAAGAAGCCGGTCATGTGCGCTGGGGGAACCGTTGGTTGGCTCAAATCGCCAAGAAAAGCCCAGAACATCGGCAGAAGGTAGAACAGGCAAAGCGCAAGTATATTGCAATTGAACAGGCGGCTTTTGAGTCGGGCATGGATATTATGGCAGGTGCCGAACTGCGGCGGATGAATCATCTGCTGGAAATTGCTAACACCATGCCAGTTTGGGAGCGTCCACAGTACTTAATGGAACGCTTACCGCAAACATTGATAGCCCCAGAGCTACAGATGACGCGAATTACAGCAGCACAGAGAGCTTGGCAGCGTGATCCACAGGCGTTTATGGAGAAGTTTGTGCCGATGTTCTTAAACGGATTCAATCGCACGCAGAACCCGAAGAAGAAGGTAGAAGCGTCATAA
- a CDS encoding lipoate--protein ligase family protein, whose amino-acid sequence MSNPQPSWRLIPLLQASGQVQMAIDRWLLEQHQAGKQPPVLRFYTWASPTISLGYHQRRWPASWQQLTWAGQPVPLVRRPTGGRAVLHQGDLTYMVVTSGLTGKRQDIYQAICEFLIQGWRSLGIELHYGAAGRDYIHNPNCFGTATGADLLSSEGYKLIGSAQLQRGKAILQHGSMVLSRNSELFTQVFAEPVPPPVQLPMQMEGNNVIPTVIEALTESACRCFGIELVTQPLSEIEWQEILTVPPLAV is encoded by the coding sequence ATGTCAAATCCTCAACCATCTTGGCGTTTGATTCCCTTATTGCAGGCGTCGGGACAAGTTCAGATGGCAATTGACCGTTGGCTGTTGGAGCAGCACCAAGCGGGAAAGCAGCCGCCCGTGTTGCGGTTTTACACTTGGGCTTCACCCACGATTTCATTAGGCTATCATCAACGTCGATGGCCTGCATCCTGGCAGCAACTAACTTGGGCAGGACAACCAGTTCCTTTGGTGCGTCGTCCCACCGGGGGACGAGCGGTGTTGCATCAAGGGGATTTAACTTACATGGTGGTTACGTCTGGATTGACCGGGAAACGCCAGGACATCTATCAAGCGATTTGTGAGTTTTTGATTCAAGGTTGGCGATCGCTAGGTATAGAACTCCACTATGGTGCAGCCGGACGAGACTATATTCACAATCCCAACTGTTTTGGCACAGCTACAGGTGCCGATTTACTTTCATCTGAAGGTTATAAGCTGATTGGTAGTGCCCAATTGCAACGGGGAAAAGCTATCTTACAGCATGGCTCGATGGTTTTGTCAAGAAACTCCGAGTTATTTACCCAAGTTTTTGCTGAACCCGTACCCCCGCCCGTCCAACTCCCCATGCAGATGGAGGGAAACAACGTAATTCCCACTGTCATAGAAGCGTTAACGGAGTCTGCCTGTCGGTGTTTTGGCATTGAGTTGGTGACGCAGCCTTTATCGGAGATAGAGTGGCAAGAGATTCTGACAGTGCCTCCTTTAGCTGTATAA
- a CDS encoding YbjN domain-containing protein → MTTQEPNPETLSTETLSTEEIVATELVQDSATVNHVEIIETVISSLDQENTAMVSQNEEGYMWKFRYGSVEVFVQLTGSSDDDTFTVWSSVLPLPANKEPQLMRKLLEMNWSDTFEAHFAIVNSQVVVLSSRTVAELSAGEISRAITVVATIADDNDDALQAEFGAAS, encoded by the coding sequence ATGACTACCCAAGAGCCAAACCCCGAAACGCTTTCCACCGAAACCTTATCAACCGAAGAAATCGTTGCCACTGAGTTAGTGCAGGATAGTGCTACCGTCAATCATGTGGAAATCATTGAAACCGTGATTTCCAGCCTCGATCAAGAAAACACGGCGATGGTGAGCCAAAATGAAGAGGGCTACATGTGGAAATTTAGATACGGTAGCGTTGAAGTATTTGTGCAATTGACGGGTTCCAGCGATGATGACACCTTCACGGTTTGGTCTTCCGTGCTTCCGCTTCCCGCGAACAAGGAGCCACAGTTGATGCGTAAGCTGCTAGAAATGAACTGGTCTGATACGTTTGAAGCCCATTTTGCAATTGTCAATAGCCAAGTGGTCGTGTTATCTTCCCGAACGGTTGCCGAGTTATCGGCTGGGGAAATTTCTCGCGCCATTACGGTTGTAGCCACCATTGCCGATGACAACGATGACGCCTTACAGGCTGAGTTTGGTGCCGCCTCATAA
- the glnA gene encoding type I glutamate--ammonia ligase, whose protein sequence is MPETPQDVLKLIQDQDIKIIDLKFIDMPGIWQHCSFYYNQIDESSFTEGVPFDGSSIRGWKAINESDMCMVPDPKTAWIDPFMQEKTLSMICSIKEPRTGEWYNRDPRTIAQKAIDFLMSTGLGDTVFIGPEAEFFVFDDVRFDQTESKAYYYVDSIEGRWNSGREEIGGNLGYKPRYKEGYFPVAPTDTMQDMRTEMLLTMAECGVPIEKHHHEVATGGQNELGFRFATLVEAADYLMTYKYVIKNVAKKYGKTVTFMPKPLFNDNGSGMHTHQSIWKDGQPLFWGDGYANLSKMALNYIGGILKHAPALLALTNPTTNSYKRLVPGFEAPVNLAYSQGNRSASIRIPLSGTNPKAKRLEFRCPDATCNPYLAFAAMLCAGIDGIKNEIEPGEPLDVDIYDLSPEELSKIPSTPGSLEDALESLEKDHGFLTSTGVFTEDFIENWISYKLDNEVNPMRLRPHPYEFSLYYDV, encoded by the coding sequence ATGCCAGAAACCCCGCAAGATGTCTTAAAGCTGATTCAAGACCAAGACATCAAAATCATTGACCTGAAATTCATTGACATGCCAGGGATCTGGCAGCACTGCTCGTTCTACTACAATCAAATCGATGAGAGTTCCTTCACAGAAGGCGTTCCCTTCGACGGTTCCAGTATTCGGGGTTGGAAAGCCATCAACGAATCGGACATGTGCATGGTGCCCGATCCAAAAACCGCTTGGATCGACCCCTTCATGCAAGAAAAAACCCTGAGCATGATTTGTAGCATTAAAGAGCCGCGTACCGGGGAATGGTACAACCGCGACCCTCGTACCATCGCTCAGAAAGCCATTGACTTCCTCATGTCAACAGGGCTTGGAGATACGGTATTCATCGGCCCAGAAGCCGAATTCTTCGTTTTTGATGATGTGCGCTTTGACCAAACCGAGAGCAAAGCCTACTACTACGTAGACAGCATCGAAGGACGCTGGAATTCGGGTCGGGAAGAAATCGGCGGCAACCTGGGATATAAGCCTCGCTATAAGGAAGGTTATTTCCCCGTCGCCCCAACAGATACGATGCAAGATATGCGTACCGAAATGCTGCTGACGATGGCAGAGTGCGGCGTACCCATTGAAAAGCATCACCATGAAGTGGCGACAGGCGGACAAAACGAGTTGGGTTTCCGTTTTGCCACCCTCGTTGAGGCGGCTGATTATTTGATGACTTATAAGTATGTCATCAAAAACGTTGCCAAAAAATATGGCAAAACCGTTACCTTCATGCCCAAACCGCTGTTTAACGATAACGGTTCCGGGATGCACACCCACCAGTCCATTTGGAAAGATGGGCAACCCCTATTCTGGGGTGATGGCTACGCCAACCTGAGTAAGATGGCGTTGAATTACATCGGCGGTATTCTCAAGCACGCCCCGGCACTGTTGGCCTTAACGAACCCGACGACTAACTCTTACAAGCGCCTGGTGCCTGGGTTTGAAGCTCCCGTGAACTTGGCTTACTCTCAAGGTAACCGTTCGGCTTCGATTCGGATTCCCTTGTCCGGTACAAATCCCAAGGCGAAGCGCTTAGAGTTCCGTTGCCCTGACGCGACTTGCAATCCCTATCTCGCCTTTGCTGCGATGCTTTGTGCTGGTATTGATGGGATTAAGAATGAAATCGAACCGGGCGAGCCACTGGATGTGGATATCTATGACCTCAGCCCAGAGGAATTGAGCAAGATTCCTTCTACCCCTGGTTCTTTGGAAGATGCCTTAGAGAGCTTGGAGAAAGACCATGGGTTCTTGACCAGCACTGGTGTGTTCACCGAAGACTTCATCGAAAATTGGATCAGCTACAAACTCGATAATGAGGTCAACCCGATGCGGCTGCGTCCTCATCCTTATGAGTTCTCTCTTTACTACGATGTCTAG